DNA sequence from the Janibacter sp. CX7 genome:
TGACGCTCACCGCACGTCCATCACCTCGTCGACGATCCCGAAGTCCTTGGCGGCCGCGGCGGTGAGGACCCGAGTGCGGTCGGTGTCGCGCCGCAGCTGCTCCGGCGTGCGGCCGGTGGCTCGGGCGAGGATGCCCTCGATGTCGGACCGCACGCGCACCAGCTCGTCGGCCTCGAGGATGAGGTCGGGGATCGGGCCGCGCCCCTGGGTCGACGGCTGGTGCAGCACCACCCGGGCGTGGGAGAGCGCTGCGCGCTTGCCCGGCGCGCCCGCCGCGAGCAGGACTGCACCGACCGAGATCGCCTGTCCCACACAGGTGGTCGCGACGTCCGGGCGGATGTAGCGCATCGTGTCGTGGATCGCGAGCATGGCGCTGGGGTCGCCCCCTTCGCAGTTGACGTAGAGCTGGACGTCGCGGTCGGGGTCGACCGACTCGAGGTGGATCAGCTGCGCGATGAGCGCGTTGGCGACGCAGGCATCGATGGCGGTGCCGAGGTAGATGATCCGCTCGGTGAGCAGGTGCGAGTAGACGTCCATGATCCGCTCGCCGCGCGGGTGCTGGGCGATGACGTTGGGGATCGGGTAGGTGCTCATCGG
Encoded proteins:
- a CDS encoding ClpP family protease, with the translated sequence MSTYPIPNVIAQHPRGERIMDVYSHLLTERIIYLGTAIDACVANALIAQLIHLESVDPDRDVQLYVNCEGGDPSAMLAIHDTMRYIRPDVATTCVGQAISVGAVLLAAGAPGKRAALSHARVVLHQPSTQGRGPIPDLILEADELVRVRSDIEGILARATGRTPEQLRRDTDRTRVLTAAAAKDFGIVDEVMDVR